The sequence below is a genomic window from Thalassomonas haliotis.
GGCTAGATAGCTGGTATGACAGCGTAAGTTATCGATTATATTTCACGTTACAGCATTGGAACAGGTATGAAAAAAGACACAAAAATAATAAACGCCGGGCGGCATTCTAAATGGACGCAAGGGGTGGTTAATCCTTCGGTTACCCGGGCTTCTACCGTGGTGTTTGACAGTGTTAAAGAGATGAAACATGCTAGCGCCAATAAGGCCAACCAGGTGATGTTTTATGGCCGTCGCGGCACTACTACCTCTTTTGCTTTTTCTGATGCCATGACCGAGCTTGAAGGCGGGGCAGGGTGCGCCATTTATCCGTCCGGTACCGCCGCTATTACCAATGCGATTTTATCTTTTATCAAAACCGGCGATCACCTGCTGATGGTGGATACCGCCTATGAGCCGACCCGGGATTTTTGCGATAAAATGCTGGTAAATCTCGGCGTGGAAACCACTTATTATGATCCCCTGATTGGCGCGGGTATAAAAGCCTTGATCCGTCCCAATACCCGGATAATTTTTCTCGAATCTCCCGGCTCGCTGACCATGGAAGTGCAGGATGTGCCTGCCATCGCCGAAGTGGCCCATCAGCATGACTGCATTGTGATGCTCGATAATACCTGGGGTGCGGGCATTAATTTTCAGCCGTTTGATTACGGGGTGGATGTTTCCATTCAGGCGGCGACCAAATATATTGTCGGCCATTCGGATGTGATGCTAGGTACTGCCACCGCCACCGAGAAATGCTGGCCACAGCTGAGGGAGAACTCTTACCTGATGGGGCAGTGTACTTCCCCTGATGACCTATACCTGGCCCTTCGCGGCATACGTACCTTAGGGGTACGCATGAAGCAGCACCAGCAAAGTGCGCTGAAGGTGGCCAACTGGCTGGCAAGGCGGGAGGAAGTAGAAACCATTTTACATCCCGCCTTTGCAAGCAATCCCGG
It includes:
- a CDS encoding cystathionine beta-lyase, with protein sequence MKKDTKIINAGRHSKWTQGVVNPSVTRASTVVFDSVKEMKHASANKANQVMFYGRRGTTTSFAFSDAMTELEGGAGCAIYPSGTAAITNAILSFIKTGDHLLMVDTAYEPTRDFCDKMLVNLGVETTYYDPLIGAGIKALIRPNTRIIFLESPGSLTMEVQDVPAIAEVAHQHDCIVMLDNTWGAGINFQPFDYGVDVSIQAATKYIVGHSDVMLGTATATEKCWPQLRENSYLMGQCTSPDDLYLALRGIRTLGVRMKQHQQSALKVANWLARREEVETILHPAFASNPGHEFWQRDFTGANGLFSFVLNKGNQAALTALLDGMEHFKMGYSWGGFESLILGVNSIGSMRTATQWPYRYPLIRLHVGLEDVDDLIEDLAKGFQRFNQVLTS